Below is a window of Micromonospora chersina DNA.
CGCGATGCAGGCCAACGGCTCGGTGAGCATCGACCGGGCCCGGCTCGGCGGGGCCAGCGTGGTGATGCTGCTGGCCGACCCGGAGGCGACGCCCCGGCAGGTCAACCGGTTCGGCCTGGTCGGCCGGATGGCGCGGGACGCCCGGGAGCCGCGGGCCGGCCGGCGCTGGCCGCGCCCGCGCTGAGCCGCTGGCTGTGTGCCGCCGCAAGTTCTCCTTAGGAGTGAATTAACGATGGCCGGGGCGAGCGTCCGGGCTGTCAGGATAAGGACCGAACCCATCAGTTCCGTCGGCCGGGACGCCCCGTAAGAACTCCGGTCGGCGGAGCCGTGCGCGCGGCGGGAGTTCGGTCCCCCCACACCTCGCTCCCGCCGCGCGCCACTCCCCCGTCGAGCCGCACCCCGGGCGTGAGGTGACCGTGATGACGCCGACCCTGAGCCGGCTGCTCCGCTGGGCCACCGTGATCGGTCTGGGTGTCGCCCTCACGCTCGCCGCCTGGCAGGACCCCGTGCACGCGGACGGCCCGGGCCGCTCCGCCGGCGGCCTGCCGGCCGCCGCCGTGGTGGTGGCCGCGGTGGTCGGGTTCGGGCTTGCCCTGGCCGGGCGGCGCCGGCCGCTGCGGGCGTCCCGCCGGCCGGCGCCGTCCCGTCCGGTCAGCGCGTCGCGGCCGCCGCGTACGCGTCGATCTCGCCGCTGATCCGGGCCTTCTCCCCCGGCTCCAGGAACGCGGCGGTCACCGCGTCGCGGGCCAGCGCGGCCACCCCGGCCGGGTCGAGGTGCAGCAGGCGGGCCGCCACGGCGTACTCGTCGTTGAGCGTGGTGCCGAACATCGGCGGGTCGTCGGAGTTGATGCTGACGAGCACGCCGGCCTCGACGAGCTGCGGCAGCGGGTGCTCCTCGATGCTCGCCACCGCCCGGGTCCGGACGTTGGAGGTGGGGCAGACCTCCAGCGGGATCCGTCGCTCGGCCAGGTGGGCCAGCAGCGTCGGGTCGAGGGCGGCGGAGATGCCGTGGCCGATCCGCTCGGCGCCCAGGTCGCGCAGCGCGTCCCAGATCGTCTCCGGGCCGGTGGTCTCGCCGGCGTGCGGCACCGAGCGCAGCCCGGCCGCGCGGGCCTGGTCGAAGTACGGCTTGAACTGCGGCCTGGGCACCCCGATTTCCGGGCCGCCCAGGCCGAAGCTGATGAGCCCGTCCGGCCGCTCGTCGAGGGCGATCCGCAGGGTCTCCTCGGCGGACGGCAGGCCGGCCTCGCCGGGGATGTCGAAGCACCAGCGCAGCGCGATGCCGAAGTCGGCCTCGGCGCGCTTGCGGGCGTCCTCGATCGCCTCGCAGAACGCCGGCGCCGGGATCCCCCGGTGCACGTGGGAGTACGGCGTGACGGTCAGCTCGGCGTAGCGGACCTGCTGGCGGGCCAGTTCCCGGGCCACCTCGTGGGTGAGCAGCCAGACGTCGTCGGCGTCCCGGATCAGGTCCACCACGCTGAGGTAGACCTCGATGAAGTGGGCGAAGTCGCGGAACGCGAAGTAGTCGGCGAGCGCCTCCGGGTCGGCCGGGACGGGGCTGCGACCCTCGTGCCGGGCGGCCAGCTCGGCCACGATCCGGGGCGAGGCGGAGCCGACGTGGTGTACGTGCAGCTCCACCTTGGGCAGGCCGGCGATGAAGGTGGGCAGGTCGGTCACGGGTTCTCCTCTGCGCGGGCGCCGGTGCGGGCCACCACGAAGATCCGGCGGAACGGGAAGTACACCTGACCCTGCCGCACCGGGTACGCCTCGGCGAGGCGTACCCGCAGCTCGGCGCGGAAGTCGGCCCAGCCGGCGGCGTCCAGCGCGGCGCGGACCGGGCGCAGCGCCGTCCCCTCCATCCAGGCCAGCACCGGATGGTCGGCGCCGGCGGCCGGGAGCAGGTGCACGTAGGTAGTCTCCCAGGCGTCGACGGCGCAGCCGGCACCGACCAGCAGGGCGGCGTAGTCGACCGGGTCGTCGACGGGCGCCTCGCGCAGCAGCGGGGCGAGGGTGTCCCGCCACCGGTCCCGCCCGGCGACCTCCCGCAACGCCCGGTGCGACGGGGCGGCGAAGTTGCCCGGCACCTGGAACGCCAGCGACGCGCCGGCCGGCAGCGTGGCGGCCCAGCGGGTGAGCAGCTCCTGGTGGCCGGGCACCCACTGGAGCACCGCGTTGCAGACCACCACGTCGACGTCGGGCTCCGGACGCCAGTCCCGCACGTCCCCGACCGAGAAGGAGACCGGCTCGGCCAGGACGCCGGCCGCGGCCAGGCTGCGGACCCGTCCCATGGCGCGGGCGCGTGCGATCATCTCGGCGGAGGAGTCCAGGCCGGCGATCCGGCTCTCCGGCCAGCGGTGGGCCAGGGTCGCGGTCAGGGTGCCCGGGCCGCAGCCCAGGTCGACGACCGCGCGGGGCCGCTCCGCCGGGACCCGGGCCAGCAGGTCGTGGAAGGGCCGGGAGCGCTCGTCGCCGTAGCGCAGGTAGGTGCTCGGGTCCCACATGACAGCCTCCAAACCGTACGTACGTCTTGCTAAACGGTACGGCCCGACGGGCGCCGCGGCAAGCGGCTCACTAGGCTCGACCGGGTGGAACAGCGCAGCTTCGACCGGCTCGGCCGGCACGTCGGCATCATCGGACTCGGCGCCTGGCAGCTCGGCGCGGACTGGGGCGACGTCAGCGAGAGCGCCGCCCTCGACATCCTGGGTGCCGCGGTCGACTCCGGGGTCACCTTCCTCGACACCGCCGACGTGTACGGCGACGGCCGCAGCGAGCAGCTCATCGGCCGCTTCCTGCGCGAGCGCCCCGGGCACGGGCTGACCGTGGCCACCAAGATGGGCCGGCGGGTGCCCCAGACGCCGGAGGCGTACACCCTGGACAACTTCCGGGCCTGGACCGACCGGTCCCGGGCCAACCTCGGCGTGGACACCCTCGACCTCGTGCAGCTGCACTGCCCGCCCAGCGCGGTCTTCGCCGACGACCGGGTCTTCGACGCCCTGGACACCCTGGTCAGCGAGGAGCGTGTCGCCGGGTACGGGGTCAGCGTCGAGACCTGCGACCAGGCGCTCACCGCGATCGCCCGCCCCGGCGTGGCCAGCGTGCAGATCATCCTCAACGCG
It encodes the following:
- a CDS encoding adenosine deaminase; protein product: MTDLPTFIAGLPKVELHVHHVGSASPRIVAELAARHEGRSPVPADPEALADYFAFRDFAHFIEVYLSVVDLIRDADDVWLLTHEVARELARQQVRYAELTVTPYSHVHRGIPAPAFCEAIEDARKRAEADFGIALRWCFDIPGEAGLPSAEETLRIALDERPDGLISFGLGGPEIGVPRPQFKPYFDQARAAGLRSVPHAGETTGPETIWDALRDLGAERIGHGISAALDPTLLAHLAERRIPLEVCPTSNVRTRAVASIEEHPLPQLVEAGVLVSINSDDPPMFGTTLNDEYAVAARLLHLDPAGVAALARDAVTAAFLEPGEKARISGEIDAYAAAATR
- a CDS encoding trans-aconitate 2-methyltransferase, giving the protein MWDPSTYLRYGDERSRPFHDLLARVPAERPRAVVDLGCGPGTLTATLAHRWPESRIAGLDSSAEMIARARAMGRVRSLAAAGVLAEPVSFSVGDVRDWRPEPDVDVVVCNAVLQWVPGHQELLTRWAATLPAGASLAFQVPGNFAAPSHRALREVAGRDRWRDTLAPLLREAPVDDPVDYAALLVGAGCAVDAWETTYVHLLPAAGADHPVLAWMEGTALRPVRAALDAAGWADFRAELRVRLAEAYPVRQGQVYFPFRRIFVVARTGARAEENP
- a CDS encoding aldo/keto reductase codes for the protein MEQRSFDRLGRHVGIIGLGAWQLGADWGDVSESAALDILGAAVDSGVTFLDTADVYGDGRSEQLIGRFLRERPGHGLTVATKMGRRVPQTPEAYTLDNFRAWTDRSRANLGVDTLDLVQLHCPPSAVFADDRVFDALDTLVSEERVAGYGVSVETCDQALTAIARPGVASVQIILNAVRHKPLERVLPEAAKAGVGIIARVPLASGLLSGRYDEHTTFAPDDHRNFNRHGESFDVGETFSGVDYDQGLSAVRRLAPLVGEGRTMAQFALRWILDQPGVTVVIPGARTAEQARRNAAAADLPPLTEVEVASVRATYDELIRPQVHDRW